The following are encoded in a window of Lacinutrix sp. WUR7 genomic DNA:
- a CDS encoding head GIN domain-containing protein, whose protein sequence is MKNYIYILITLLVFSCDSEDANDCFQKTGKIVQEEVMLTSFEKILVNREVELILKQGIDFQVVIETGENLLKDVEAKVVDNELQLTDNNTCNYVRDYGVTKVYVTAPNITEIRSSTQYDISSDGVLNFNNLELFSEDFNAPDSFTVGDFKLQVNSQSIRVVGNNISSFYISGFTQDLYVGFFSGTGRFEGKDLIAQDVDVYHRGTNDILVNPQASITGEIRSTGDVIAYNQPAMVTVEEFYNGRLIFE, encoded by the coding sequence ATGAAAAACTACATATACATACTTATTACATTATTGGTGTTTTCTTGTGATAGCGAGGATGCAAACGATTGCTTTCAAAAAACTGGAAAAATCGTGCAAGAGGAAGTAATGCTTACTTCGTTTGAGAAAATTCTAGTAAATAGAGAAGTAGAACTAATACTAAAACAAGGAATCGATTTTCAAGTAGTTATTGAAACTGGTGAAAATTTATTAAAGGATGTGGAGGCAAAAGTGGTAGACAATGAATTACAACTTACCGATAATAATACTTGTAATTACGTTCGGGATTATGGTGTCACCAAAGTATATGTAACGGCACCAAATATTACTGAAATTAGAAGCTCTACACAGTATGATATTTCTAGTGATGGTGTTTTGAATTTTAATAATTTAGAATTGTTTTCTGAAGATTTTAATGCTCCAGATAGTTTTACCGTTGGCGATTTTAAGCTACAAGTGAATTCGCAAAGCATAAGAGTTGTAGGGAATAATATTTCTTCCTTTTATATTTCTGGTTTTACTCAAGATTTATATGTTGGGTTTTTCTCTGGAACCGGACGTTTTGAAGGGAAAGATTTAATTGCCCAAGATGTAGATGTTTACCATAGAGGAACGAATGATATTCTTGTAAACCCGCAAGCATCTATTACAGGAGAAATTAGAAGTACAGGCGATGTTATTGCTTATAATCAACCAGCAATGGTTACTGTGGAAGAATTTTATAATGGACGATTGATTTTTGAGTAA
- a CDS encoding pyridoxal phosphate-dependent aminotransferase has translation MIQVADRLHTVEEYYFSKKLREVNLLKANGKPIINLGIGSPDLQPPTKVITAIANSFQDATAHKYQSYQGLPELREAITGFYRDQFSVHVSAMTEVLPLMGSKEGIMHISMAFLNEGDEVLIPNPGYPTYASVTKLLGAKPVFYDLEENKGWLPNLKELEKSDLSKVKIMWLNYPHMPTGTKATEQLFEDVVAFALKHDILIVNDNPYSFILNDTPRSILSVRKAKEVCLELNSLSKTFNMAGWRVGMVLGSATHIQAIIKVKSNMDSGMFYGIQKGAIEALKCSSMWYKSLNSVYEQRRKLVWKLADALNCTYNKEASGLFVWAKLPPHFKSEEFIDVLLKENHIFIAPGTIFGTQGEGYVRFSLCASTEDLEEALARI, from the coding sequence ATGATACAAGTAGCAGATAGATTACATACCGTAGAAGAGTACTACTTCTCTAAAAAGTTGCGTGAAGTAAACTTGCTTAAAGCAAACGGAAAACCAATTATTAATTTAGGTATAGGTAGTCCAGATTTACAACCTCCAACAAAAGTAATAACAGCTATAGCAAATAGTTTTCAAGATGCTACAGCGCATAAATACCAAAGCTATCAAGGCTTACCAGAATTACGCGAAGCTATTACTGGTTTTTATAGAGACCAATTTTCGGTGCATGTAAGTGCTATGACAGAAGTGTTGCCATTAATGGGAAGCAAAGAAGGTATCATGCATATTTCTATGGCTTTCTTAAATGAAGGTGACGAAGTGCTAATTCCAAATCCGGGATATCCAACCTATGCTTCGGTGACAAAATTACTTGGTGCAAAACCCGTTTTTTATGATTTGGAAGAAAACAAAGGATGGCTTCCTAATTTAAAGGAATTAGAGAAATCAGACTTAAGTAAAGTGAAAATTATGTGGCTTAATTATCCACACATGCCAACGGGAACAAAAGCAACAGAGCAGTTATTTGAAGATGTGGTTGCCTTTGCTTTAAAGCATGATATTTTAATTGTAAATGACAATCCGTATAGTTTTATTTTAAACGATACACCAAGAAGTATTTTAAGCGTTAGAAAAGCGAAAGAGGTTTGTTTAGAGCTAAACTCACTTAGTAAAACCTTTAATATGGCTGGTTGGCGAGTAGGGATGGTTTTAGGAAGCGCAACCCATATTCAAGCGATAATAAAAGTAAAAAGTAATATGGATTCTGGCATGTTTTATGGCATTCAGAAAGGAGCAATAGAAGCTTTGAAATGTTCTAGCATGTGGTATAAGAGTTTAAATAGTGTGTATGAGCAAAGACGTAAATTAGTTTGGAAACTGGCAGATGCATTAAACTGTACTTATAATAAAGAGGCTTCCGGATTATTTGTTTGGGCAAAATTACCGCCACATTTTAAATCGGAAGAATTTATAGACGTGCTACTCAAAGAAAACCACATATTTATTGCTCCAGGAACCATTTTTGGAACACAAGGAGAAGGTTATGTAAGGTTTTCACTATGTGCTTCGACCGAGGATTTAGAAGAAGCGCTAGCTAGAATTTAG
- the gldA gene encoding gliding motility-associated ABC transporter ATP-binding subunit GldA, producing MSIEVTNISKVYGTQKALNQISFKVSKPEIVGFLGPNGAGKSTMMKILTTYLDATEGEAKVNGHDVKSNTKQVQQSVGYLPEHNPLYLEQYVREYLAFNAQVYGVTKSRIDEVITLTGLTPEAHKKIGQLSKGYRQRVGLANALLHNPDVLILDEPTTGLDPNQLVDIRNLIKSIGKEKTVFLSTHIMQEVEAMCDRVIIINKGEIVANKTLKELRTEKEQVVIVEFDYRVEDAFLLKLPKVKSVKNTHDFIYEITFATTEDMRSHVFDFAHDNELKILQLNQKNASLESLFRELTS from the coding sequence ATGTCTATTGAAGTTACAAACATTTCTAAAGTATATGGAACGCAAAAAGCGTTAAACCAAATATCTTTTAAAGTCAGCAAACCCGAAATAGTTGGTTTTCTTGGTCCTAATGGTGCAGGAAAATCTACCATGATGAAAATCTTAACCACCTATTTAGATGCTACAGAAGGGGAAGCAAAAGTAAACGGACATGATGTAAAAAGCAACACCAAACAAGTACAGCAAAGTGTTGGCTATTTACCAGAACACAATCCTTTGTATTTAGAACAGTACGTTAGAGAATATCTTGCTTTTAATGCGCAAGTGTATGGTGTTACTAAAAGTAGAATCGATGAAGTTATTACACTTACTGGCTTAACGCCGGAAGCACATAAAAAAATAGGACAGCTTTCTAAAGGATACAGACAACGTGTTGGTTTGGCAAATGCGCTTTTACACAATCCCGATGTTTTAATTTTAGACGAACCAACCACAGGTTTAGACCCAAATCAATTAGTAGATATTAGAAACCTGATAAAAAGTATTGGTAAAGAAAAAACTGTTTTCCTTTCTACACATATTATGCAGGAAGTAGAAGCGATGTGTGATCGTGTGATAATAATTAATAAAGGGGAAATTGTAGCGAATAAAACCTTGAAAGAATTACGTACCGAAAAAGAACAAGTAGTTATTGTGGAATTTGATTACCGTGTGGAAGATGCCTTTTTACTAAAACTACCAAAGGTAAAAAGTGTAAAAAACACACATGACTTTATTTACGAAATCACTTTTGCTACTACCGAAGATATGCGATCTCATGTATTTGATTTTGCTCATGATAATGAGTTGAAAATTCTACAACTAAACCAAAAAAATGCGAGTTTAGAGAGCTTATTTAGAGAGTTGACAAGCTAG
- a CDS encoding prephenate dehydratase has product MIKSVAIQGVQGSFHHIVAQQYFGNQVAIQECLSFDETVQNLLDKKVDAVIMALENSIAGSIIPNYALIDNHNLHIVGEQYLDIQHNLMALPNQSIADITEVYSHPMALLQCKEFFKKHPHIKLIEDKDTAEVAQRIQKNNLKNVGAIASALAADIFELEVLAESIQTIKLNETRFVIVKRENHEIPENEINKASIKFELEHKRGSLAAILNVMSDCKMSLTKIQSLPKIETPWTYAFFVDITFDAYADYKKAKSILEIMAQDFKILGEFKNAKQ; this is encoded by the coding sequence ATGATTAAATCAGTAGCAATTCAAGGAGTACAAGGATCTTTCCACCATATTGTAGCACAGCAATATTTTGGAAACCAGGTTGCTATTCAAGAATGTTTGTCTTTTGACGAAACAGTTCAAAACCTTTTAGATAAAAAAGTGGATGCTGTAATTATGGCTTTAGAGAATTCTATCGCAGGATCTATAATCCCTAATTACGCATTGATAGATAATCATAATTTACATATCGTTGGTGAGCAGTATTTAGATATTCAGCATAATTTGATGGCTTTGCCAAATCAGAGTATAGCAGATATTACCGAAGTATATTCGCATCCTATGGCATTATTACAATGTAAGGAGTTTTTTAAAAAGCATCCGCACATTAAGCTTATTGAAGATAAAGATACTGCTGAGGTTGCACAACGAATTCAGAAAAATAATTTAAAAAATGTGGGAGCAATAGCAAGTGCTTTAGCAGCAGATATTTTTGAATTAGAAGTTTTAGCCGAAAGCATTCAAACGATTAAACTGAATGAAACTCGTTTTGTAATTGTAAAACGCGAGAATCACGAAATTCCGGAAAACGAAATAAATAAAGCGTCTATTAAGTTTGAGCTAGAACACAAACGAGGAAGTTTGGCAGCAATTCTTAATGTGATGAGCGACTGTAAGATGAGTCTTACCAAAATACAATCGCTACCAAAAATAGAAACACCTTGGACCTATGCTTTTTTTGTAGATATCACTTTTGATGCGTATGCAGATTATAAAAAAGCAAAATCGATATTAGAGATAATGGCACAAGATTTTAAAATATTAGGCGAATTTAAAAACGCAAAGCAATGA
- the rsgA gene encoding ribosome small subunit-dependent GTPase A: MTGLVYKSTGSWYTVKTELGTTYPCRIKGKFRLQGIKSTNPIAVGDIVDFDLDTDNNENPIGVIKYIHDRKNYIVRKSVNLSKQTHVIASNIDQVFLLITIDNPPTSTSFIDRFLVTAEAYSIKTVLLFNKVDTYDKETLDEVRFLAHIYREIGYECIGVSATTGKNVDKVKAMMDDKVSMFAGHSGVGKSTLVNAIEPNLDLKTKAISTQHSQGQHTTTFAEMFDLSFNAKIIDTPGIKGFGIVDMEKEEISDYFPEFFELKQNCKFNNCLHIEEPKCAIKDAVEKGVIAESRYRSYVSIIEGEDEHYRTDNYN; this comes from the coding sequence ATGACAGGACTAGTTTATAAATCGACAGGAAGTTGGTACACAGTGAAAACAGAACTGGGTACTACATATCCTTGTAGAATAAAAGGGAAGTTTAGATTGCAGGGTATTAAAAGTACCAATCCTATTGCTGTTGGCGATATTGTTGATTTTGATTTAGATACCGATAATAATGAAAATCCGATAGGCGTAATTAAATATATTCACGATAGAAAAAATTACATTGTTAGAAAATCGGTAAACCTTTCTAAACAAACACATGTCATTGCATCTAATATCGATCAGGTATTTTTATTGATTACTATTGATAATCCGCCAACATCGACTTCTTTTATCGATCGTTTTTTAGTTACCGCAGAAGCCTATTCTATAAAAACCGTTTTACTTTTTAATAAAGTAGATACCTATGATAAAGAGACTTTAGATGAAGTGCGTTTTCTAGCACATATTTATAGAGAAATAGGTTATGAATGTATTGGTGTTTCAGCAACTACAGGGAAAAATGTAGATAAAGTAAAAGCCATGATGGATGATAAAGTAAGTATGTTTGCTGGTCATTCTGGAGTTGGTAAGTCTACATTAGTAAACGCGATAGAACCAAATTTAGACTTAAAAACCAAAGCTATTTCTACCCAACATAGCCAAGGACAGCACACCACCACTTTTGCCGAGATGTTTGATCTTAGTTTTAATGCTAAAATTATTGATACTCCAGGAATAAAAGGATTTGGTATTGTAGATATGGAAAAGGAAGAAATAAGCGATTATTTTCCAGAGTTTTTCGAACTAAAACAAAATTGTAAGTTCAATAACTGTTTGCATATCGAAGAACCAAAATGTGCCATAAAAGATGCCGTAGAAAAAGGTGTTATTGCAGAATCTCGTTACCGAAGCTACGTAAGTATTATTGAAGGCGAAGACGAACACTACAGAACAGATAATTATAATTAA
- a CDS encoding acyloxyacyl hydrolase, which translates to MKRLLTYILCLFCACVFSQEKKNTNAYFDVNYFAGNIALHNNDISHLIKGHPEGFILSWNKKTFGEESWQQRYNYPDYGFSLVYQDLKNSVLGNNVSVYAHYNFYFLKRNLMFRIGQGIGYTSNPYDKVDNHKNVAFGSSFLSSTYAMLNYKKERIFDRFGLQAGVSLIHYSNANVKAPNASVNTIAFNVGVTYSLDEEETEYIDTLTKEKFKQPIKYNVVFRSGVNESDVVGTGQFPFYILSAYADKRLNRKSAIQLGTDVFFSTFLKEHIKYRAAAFPEEGEDGSADYKRVGVFAGHELFINKMSLVTQFGYYVYYPYDFEGRTYLRIGLKRYFGEKWFAALTLKSHGAKAEAVELGVGIRL; encoded by the coding sequence ATGAAGCGTTTATTAACCTACATTCTTTGCCTTTTTTGTGCTTGTGTTTTTTCGCAAGAAAAGAAAAACACCAATGCTTATTTTGATGTGAATTATTTTGCAGGAAATATAGCGTTACATAATAATGATATTTCACATTTAATTAAAGGACATCCGGAAGGATTTATTTTAAGTTGGAATAAGAAAACCTTTGGAGAAGAATCTTGGCAACAGCGCTACAACTATCCGGATTACGGGTTTTCTCTAGTATACCAAGATTTAAAAAATAGCGTGCTTGGTAATAATGTATCTGTTTATGCACATTATAATTTTTACTTTTTAAAGCGAAACCTCATGTTTCGTATTGGGCAAGGTATTGGCTATACTTCCAATCCGTATGATAAAGTAGATAACCATAAAAATGTCGCTTTTGGGTCTAGTTTTTTAAGTAGTACTTATGCGATGCTGAACTATAAAAAAGAACGCATTTTCGATCGGTTTGGTTTGCAGGCTGGAGTTTCCTTAATTCACTATTCTAATGCCAATGTAAAAGCGCCAAATGCGAGTGTAAATACTATTGCTTTTAATGTTGGTGTGACCTATAGTTTAGACGAAGAAGAAACGGAATACATCGACACGTTAACCAAAGAAAAATTTAAACAGCCTATAAAATATAATGTTGTTTTTAGAAGTGGTGTGAATGAAAGTGATGTTGTTGGTACTGGACAGTTTCCTTTTTATATTCTTTCGGCTTATGCAGACAAACGTTTGAATCGTAAAAGTGCCATTCAATTAGGAACCGATGTTTTCTTCTCTACTTTTTTAAAGGAACATATAAAATATAGAGCAGCTGCTTTTCCGGAAGAAGGAGAAGATGGATCTGCAGATTACAAACGTGTTGGTGTTTTTGCTGGTCATGAGTTGTTTATCAACAAAATGTCTTTAGTCACACAGTTTGGTTATTACGTGTATTACCCTTATGATTTTGAAGGAAGAACTTATTTAAGAATTGGTTTAAAACGCTATTTTGGCGAAAAATGGTTTGCTGCATTAACGTTAAAATCACACGGAGCAAAAGCGGAAGCTGTAGAGCTTGGTGTTGGGATTAGATTGTAA
- a CDS encoding SUMF1/EgtB/PvdO family nonheme iron enzyme, with protein sequence MRNLTKTLLLLLFVTTIQGQELPEMIKITGGTFTMGAGHNGMNPTPQITLSDFNMGKTEVTIAQYRYYCKSTGIDMPERPDGINWNDNYPVVKVSWYDAVNYCKWLTEQTGNTYSLPTEAQWEFAARGGTKSKGYNFSGSFNLNTVGWYKENSESNTNIVATKEANELGLYDMSGNVGEWCLDWHDRDFYSKSPEVNPENTTEAKYRIFRGGHFISSKERSITRFRSFGKPESEYDRVGFRVVSY encoded by the coding sequence ATGAGAAACCTAACCAAAACTCTTTTACTACTGCTTTTTGTAACGACCATACAAGGGCAAGAATTACCTGAAATGATAAAGATAACCGGAGGCACATTTACTATGGGAGCAGGACATAATGGTATGAACCCTACACCTCAAATAACCTTAAGTGATTTTAACATGGGTAAAACAGAAGTTACTATTGCCCAATATCGTTATTATTGTAAAAGTACAGGAATAGATATGCCGGAAAGACCGGATGGTATAAATTGGAATGACAATTATCCTGTGGTTAAAGTTTCATGGTATGATGCTGTAAACTACTGCAAATGGCTAACGGAACAAACCGGTAACACTTATAGCTTACCTACCGAAGCACAATGGGAATTTGCCGCTCGAGGTGGTACTAAAAGTAAAGGGTATAACTTTTCTGGTTCCTTTAACTTGAATACCGTAGGTTGGTACAAAGAAAACAGTGAATCTAACACAAATATAGTAGCTACAAAAGAAGCAAATGAATTAGGTCTATATGATATGAGTGGAAATGTAGGGGAATGGTGTCTAGATTGGCACGACAGAGACTTTTATTCTAAAAGCCCAGAAGTTAATCCTGAAAACACTACCGAAGCCAAATATCGTATCTTTCGTGGTGGCCATTTTATATCCAGCAAGGAACGTTCTATCACTAGATTTCGCAGTTTCGGGAAGCCAGAATCAGAATATGATCGCGTAGGTTTTCGAGTGGTTTCTTATTAA
- a CDS encoding bifunctional 3-deoxy-7-phosphoheptulonate synthase/chorismate mutase type II: MENKKELRTWLDDMNLDHPLVIAGPCSAETEEQVLKIAHELKDTDVNYFRAGIWKPRTRPGNFEGVGALGLKWLQKVKAETGMKTCTEVANANHVKLALEHDIDLLWIGARSTVSPFIMQEIADALQGTDKIVLVKNPVNPDLALWLGGIERLHTAGIKNLGAIHRGFSTYEKSKYRNIPEWQIAIEFQNKFPDLPLINDPSHITGNREMIFDVSQTALDLNFDGLMVETHYDPDNAWSDAAQQVTPKTLVQIMTDLRIRKESDPEAEYNTELNNLRAQIDVVDNQIIDLLGKRMKVADGIGSLKKQKNVSVLQSKRWNEILGKMVLEGDEKGLSEEFILRMFKAIHQESINHQEKILKA; this comes from the coding sequence ATGGAAAACAAGAAAGAATTAAGAACATGGTTGGATGACATGAATTTAGATCATCCTCTGGTAATAGCAGGGCCATGTAGCGCAGAAACAGAAGAGCAAGTTTTAAAAATTGCACATGAGTTAAAAGATACTGATGTAAACTATTTTAGAGCTGGAATTTGGAAACCAAGAACAAGACCAGGAAATTTTGAAGGTGTTGGTGCTTTAGGTTTAAAATGGTTACAAAAAGTAAAGGCCGAAACAGGAATGAAAACTTGTACGGAAGTTGCAAATGCAAACCACGTAAAATTAGCTTTAGAACATGATATTGATTTATTATGGATTGGCGCACGTTCTACTGTAAGTCCGTTTATCATGCAAGAAATTGCAGATGCTTTACAAGGAACAGACAAAATTGTACTTGTGAAAAATCCGGTAAATCCAGATTTAGCTTTATGGTTAGGTGGAATTGAAAGATTACATACTGCAGGAATTAAAAACTTAGGAGCAATTCATAGAGGTTTTTCAACATACGAAAAATCGAAATATAGAAATATTCCAGAATGGCAAATAGCTATTGAGTTTCAAAATAAATTTCCAGACCTTCCTTTAATTAACGATCCTTCGCATATTACAGGAAATAGAGAAATGATTTTTGATGTGTCACAAACAGCATTAGATCTTAATTTTGATGGTTTAATGGTAGAAACACATTACGATCCAGACAATGCTTGGAGTGATGCAGCGCAACAAGTAACACCAAAAACTTTAGTGCAAATCATGACGGATTTACGTATTAGAAAAGAATCGGATCCAGAAGCAGAATACAATACCGAACTAAACAACCTTAGAGCACAGATTGATGTGGTAGATAATCAAATTATTGATTTATTAGGTAAAAGAATGAAAGTTGCCGATGGTATTGGATCGCTTAAAAAACAGAAAAACGTTTCTGTTTTACAAAGCAAACGATGGAACGAAATACTAGGTAAAATGGTTCTTGAAGGAGATGAAAAAGGATTAAGTGAAGAGTTTATTTTACGTATGTTTAAAGCAATTCACCAAGAATCTATTAATCACCAAGAAAAGATTCTAAAAGCATAG
- a CDS encoding carboxypeptidase-like regulatory domain-containing protein yields the protein MKQITIFFLVLSFSFTAFSQVKITGLVSDTIDVLPGANIIIKGTTMGAITNPDGYFELEVNPKDTISISYIGYTTKDVVIKNQKSVNTVLEIDNAIEEVVVIAGCIGRCKSEFACCGVYREIADMYLDKTLEENQVKLYPNPSVTGDFNLRFLKKYKKVAIFVANISGQIIQSNIYQNVNNIERLDLSRFSSGIYIINIIADDERLPTKKAIIG from the coding sequence ATGAAACAAATTACAATATTCTTTTTAGTATTAAGCTTTTCGTTTACAGCCTTTTCCCAAGTGAAAATTACAGGATTAGTTTCCGATACTATAGATGTGCTTCCTGGTGCAAATATTATAATAAAAGGAACAACAATGGGAGCAATAACCAATCCCGATGGTTATTTTGAATTAGAAGTAAATCCAAAGGACACCATTTCAATTTCTTATATTGGTTATACTACAAAAGACGTAGTAATTAAAAATCAAAAAAGTGTAAACACCGTTTTAGAAATAGATAATGCTATAGAAGAAGTTGTGGTAATTGCAGGATGTATTGGAAGGTGTAAAAGTGAATTTGCTTGTTGTGGTGTCTATCGTGAAATAGCCGATATGTATTTGGATAAAACATTAGAGGAAAACCAAGTTAAATTATATCCAAATCCGTCTGTAACAGGAGATTTTAATTTAAGATTTCTTAAAAAATATAAGAAAGTAGCGATTTTTGTTGCTAATATTTCTGGTCAAATAATACAGTCTAATATATATCAGAATGTAAATAATATAGAGCGTTTAGATCTCTCTAGGTTTTCTTCAGGAATTTATATTATTAATATAATTGCAGATGATGAAAGATTACCAACTAAAAAAGCAATTATAGGTTAA
- the dtd gene encoding D-aminoacyl-tRNA deacylase produces MKAVIQRVSQASVTIANHQVASIQQGVLILLGIVPEDTKEDIQWLSNKIVNLRIFNDADDVMNTSLLNSNGDAIVVSQFTLHANTKKGNRPSYIKAAKPDVAIPLYQDFISQIEKDLGKSIQTGEFGADMQVALLNDGPVTIIIDTKSRE; encoded by the coding sequence ATGAAAGCAGTTATACAAAGAGTTTCTCAAGCAAGCGTTACTATTGCAAATCATCAAGTAGCTTCCATCCAACAAGGTGTGTTAATTCTTTTAGGAATCGTTCCAGAAGATACCAAAGAAGACATCCAGTGGTTATCTAATAAAATAGTAAACCTTCGTATTTTTAATGATGCAGATGACGTGATGAATACTTCACTTTTAAATAGTAATGGTGACGCCATTGTGGTTAGTCAGTTTACATTACACGCAAATACCAAAAAAGGAAACCGACCAAGTTATATTAAAGCAGCAAAACCAGATGTTGCTATTCCTTTATATCAAGATTTTATTTCCCAAATAGAAAAAGATTTAGGTAAATCTATTCAGACAGGAGAATTTGGTGCAGATATGCAAGTCGCCCTTTTAAACGATGGACCGGTTACTATCATTATAGATACTAAAAGTAGAGAATAA
- a CDS encoding prephenate dehydrogenase: MKNIYIVGVGLIGGSIAKDVKDLNPSISIFGIDSNAEHLKQALELNVIDFEATLKDVAQADFVILTVPVDVSVKILPGILDMVSDDALVMDAGSTKRDICKSVENHPKRRNFLATHPIAGTEFSGPKAAMVGLFQKKTNIICEVEKTAFKLQEKALAIFQIMGMRIRYMNPEAHDKHIAYVSHLSHISAFMLGKTVIDKERNERDIFDMAGSGFASTVRLAKSSPAMWTPIFKQNKENVIETLEEYISNLTHFKDSMKADDFETIFNEMENTNYIKDILNGIQ; this comes from the coding sequence ATGAAAAATATATACATAGTTGGCGTAGGATTAATTGGAGGAAGCATCGCTAAAGATGTGAAGGACTTAAATCCTAGTATTAGCATATTTGGTATAGATTCTAATGCCGAGCATTTAAAACAAGCTTTAGAATTAAATGTAATTGATTTTGAAGCAACATTAAAAGATGTCGCACAGGCAGATTTTGTAATACTTACAGTGCCTGTAGATGTTTCGGTGAAAATATTACCAGGAATACTAGATATGGTAAGTGATGATGCCTTGGTTATGGATGCAGGTTCTACTAAAAGAGATATTTGCAAATCGGTAGAAAATCATCCAAAACGCAGAAATTTTCTAGCAACACATCCTATTGCAGGAACGGAGTTTTCCGGACCAAAAGCAGCCATGGTAGGTTTGTTTCAAAAGAAAACAAATATCATTTGTGAAGTAGAAAAAACAGCCTTCAAATTACAAGAAAAAGCATTGGCTATTTTTCAAATAATGGGAATGCGTATTCGTTATATGAATCCGGAAGCACACGATAAACACATTGCTTACGTATCGCACTTATCGCATATTAGTGCATTTATGCTAGGGAAAACAGTAATTGATAAAGAACGAAACGAACGCGATATTTTTGATATGGCAGGAAGTGGATTTGCTTCCACAGTACGATTGGCAAAAAGTTCTCCAGCAATGTGGACACCAATTTTTAAGCAGAATAAAGAAAATGTAATTGAAACTTTAGAAGAATACATCAGCAATCTTACCCATTTTAAAGATAGTATGAAAGCAGATGATTTTGAAACCATTTTTAATGAAATGGAAAACACCAATTACATTAAAGATATATTAAACGGAATACAGTAA